In the Chloroflexota bacterium genome, one interval contains:
- a CDS encoding Glu/Leu/Phe/Val dehydrogenase has protein sequence MADSHRNAFENAQRQFDLAAEKLNLDHSLRRVLRVPQRELSVNFPVKMDNGEIQVFSGYRVQHNVSRGPAKGGIRYHPAVDIDEVRALAMWMTWKCALVNIPYGGAKGGVIVDPTKLSQSELERLTRRFATEISILVGAEKDIPAPDVGTNGQVMAWFMDTISMHRGYTVPAVITGKPVEVGGSLGRVEATGRGVSIVAREAAKHLGLRIEGATVVIQGFGNVGSVTADMMQRMGSKVIAVSDVSGGYYNRRGLNIPEMIAYTKQHRSLEGYQAEGIERVSNSELLEIECDILAPCALENQITEENAGRIHCKLLVEGANGPTTPEADDILFEKGIFVVPDILANAGGVTVSYFEWVQGLQEFFWTEEEINNKLERIMQHSFESVLAQTLKHKVSMRMGGYMVAVARVAEATQIRGIYP, from the coding sequence ATGGCTGACTCTCATCGCAACGCATTCGAGAATGCTCAGCGTCAATTCGATCTCGCTGCTGAAAAGCTGAATCTCGACCACAGCTTGCGTCGAGTTCTGCGCGTCCCTCAACGCGAATTAAGCGTCAATTTCCCAGTCAAAATGGACAATGGTGAGATTCAAGTGTTTAGCGGTTATCGCGTCCAACACAATGTTTCACGTGGTCCAGCCAAAGGCGGGATTCGCTATCACCCAGCAGTCGATATCGATGAAGTTCGTGCTCTCGCGATGTGGATGACCTGGAAATGTGCGCTGGTTAATATTCCTTATGGCGGCGCAAAAGGTGGGGTCATTGTAGACCCAACGAAACTATCGCAAAGTGAATTAGAGCGATTGACCCGGCGTTTTGCAACTGAAATTAGCATTTTGGTTGGCGCTGAAAAAGATATTCCTGCTCCCGATGTTGGGACCAACGGCCAAGTGATGGCTTGGTTTATGGATACAATCTCGATGCATCGTGGCTACACCGTGCCAGCTGTGATCACTGGTAAGCCGGTTGAAGTTGGTGGCTCGCTTGGGCGGGTCGAAGCAACTGGACGCGGGGTTAGCATTGTTGCCCGCGAGGCCGCCAAACATCTTGGCTTGCGCATCGAAGGCGCAACCGTGGTGATTCAAGGCTTTGGCAACGTGGGTAGTGTTACCGCCGATATGATGCAGCGCATGGGCAGCAAAGTGATTGCAGTTAGCGATGTTTCTGGTGGCTACTACAACCGTCGTGGCTTGAACATCCCCGAAATGATTGCCTATACCAAGCAACATCGTTCGCTGGAAGGCTACCAAGCCGAAGGCATCGAGCGGGTCAGCAATAGCGAGTTGCTTGAAATTGAATGTGATATTTTGGCTCCATGTGCCTTGGAAAACCAAATTACCGAGGAAAATGCAGGCCGAATTCACTGTAAATTGCTGGTCGAAGGCGCGAACGGCCCAACTACTCCCGAAGCTGATGATATCTTGTTTGAAAAAGGCATCTTTGTTGTGCCCGATATCTTGGCCAATGCTGGTGGTGTGACCGTTTCATACTTTGAATGGGTTCAAGGCTTGCAAGAATTCTTCTGGACTGAAGAAGAAATCAACAACAAGCTTGAGCGGATTATGCAGCACAGTTTTGAATCGGTGTTGGCCCAAACCCTCAAGCACAAAGTTTCAATGCGCATGGGCGGCTATATGGTCGCGGTGGCACGGGTCGCTGAAGCAACCCAAATCCGCGGGATTTATCCATAA
- a CDS encoding GNAT family N-acetyltransferase: MIVPSPQIRATVPFQLGDLALMIRPAIMDDLAPMLQLQALAFADKFSSAFGKRGIQRGVAALHQSHQMQGPSSLQGMYVMLAGGELVGTITLRTVEMRPDDVGLVEQAFLRELGAWGAFRAVHALSQIDHRIGRDEGFISDVAVAEHYRRRGIAQAMMRHSMTLARELGKKRLGLYVSASNHSARALYRNLGFSEGQVRRSWWNALFLGERRWIYMSYNLRETSA, translated from the coding sequence ATGATTGTACCATCACCGCAAATCCGTGCAACGGTGCCTTTTCAGTTGGGTGACTTGGCTTTGATGATTCGGCCAGCCATAATGGATGATCTCGCGCCAATGTTGCAATTGCAGGCACTGGCCTTTGCCGATAAATTTAGCTCGGCTTTTGGCAAACGCGGCATCCAACGTGGCGTGGCGGCATTACATCAATCGCATCAAATGCAAGGGCCAAGTAGCCTACAAGGAATGTACGTCATGTTAGCTGGCGGCGAACTTGTCGGCACAATTACGCTGCGCACCGTCGAGATGCGTCCAGACGATGTTGGGTTGGTTGAGCAAGCATTTTTGCGCGAACTTGGTGCTTGGGGTGCGTTTCGCGCCGTTCATGCGCTTTCCCAAATCGACCATCGGATTGGGCGGGATGAAGGTTTTATTAGCGATGTGGCGGTTGCCGAACACTATCGTCGGCGAGGCATTGCCCAAGCAATGATGCGGCATAGCATGACGCTAGCCCGTGAGCTTGGCAAAAAACGCCTAGGGCTGTACGTGAGTGCCTCCAACCACAGTGCGCGAGCGTTATACCGTAATTTGGGCTTTAGCGAGGGTCAGGTGCGCCGCTCATGGTGGAACGCCCTGTTTCTCGGTGAACGCCGTTGGATTTATATGTCGTATAATCTTAGAGAGACTTCTGCATAA
- a CDS encoding MBL fold metallo-hydrolase: protein MHALDQLQPLTERIFWLPADSRTDRPMLGLVVGDRECLLIDSGNSPAHVGLLRKAIQARALPQPTCLALTHWHWDHVFGAATLDLPSYASQETNRILQVLATLDWSDVALDQRVADGLEIAFCRDMIKAELADRSQLQVVAATTTIEQQLTLDLGNCVAELIVVGGDHAHDSMIVYLPSQAVVFLGDCIYDDLYHGARRLTTSQLFPLLERLLGLPADYYCASHHEQPLTRAEFEAEAQLLRHIGTIVSQVGPHPEAILAQIGQQLTTPLTDDHHDIMQAFLAGLALPEVQSIY from the coding sequence ATGCATGCCCTTGATCAACTCCAGCCTTTGACCGAACGAATTTTTTGGTTGCCTGCTGATAGTCGCACCGATCGCCCGATGTTGGGCCTGGTAGTTGGCGATCGTGAATGTTTATTAATTGATTCAGGCAATTCGCCTGCCCATGTTGGATTATTGCGTAAGGCAATTCAGGCCCGAGCCTTGCCGCAACCAACCTGCCTTGCCCTGACCCATTGGCATTGGGATCATGTGTTTGGTGCAGCGACCCTTGACCTGCCAAGCTATGCCTCGCAAGAAACCAACCGTATTTTGCAGGTGCTGGCGACGCTCGACTGGAGTGATGTAGCTTTGGATCAGCGAGTGGCTGATGGTTTAGAAATTGCCTTTTGCCGCGATATGATTAAGGCCGAGTTGGCTGATCGTAGCCAGTTGCAGGTTGTCGCAGCAACCACCACCATCGAACAACAATTAACGCTTGATTTGGGCAATTGTGTTGCTGAATTAATCGTGGTTGGTGGCGATCACGCTCACGATTCAATGATTGTTTATCTGCCAAGCCAAGCGGTGGTCTTTTTGGGCGATTGCATCTACGACGACTTGTATCATGGAGCAAGACGCTTAACCACCAGCCAACTTTTCCCTTTGTTGGAGCGCTTGTTGGGCTTGCCTGCTGATTATTATTGTGCTAGCCATCATGAGCAGCCGTTAACCCGTGCTGAATTTGAGGCCGAAGCTCAGTTATTACGCCACATTGGCACAATCGTTAGCCAAGTTGGCCCGCATCCTGAGGCAATTTTGGCCCAAATTGGTCAGCAACTTACGACACCACTAACTGACGATCATCACGATATAATGCAAGCTTTTTTGGCAGGTTTGGCGCTGCCTGAGGTTCAATCAATCTATTAA
- a CDS encoding isoprenylcysteine carboxylmethyltransferase family protein: MRSKIYVALQFICLGLLAISTPLQKVSMLWLVVFGLGVGLGIWALISMRLNNLSIMPELLSNAQLTVHGPYRWIRHPMYTALAVCSLAWVMVEPRLWRWLVLAILLIDLWLKARYEEQLLNQRFAHYAAYQQRSKRFIPWLV; encoded by the coding sequence ATGCGTTCGAAAATCTATGTAGCCTTACAATTCATCTGTTTAGGTTTGTTGGCGATCAGCACACCATTGCAGAAGGTTTCAATGCTTTGGTTGGTGGTGTTTGGTTTAGGTGTTGGCTTAGGCATTTGGGCGCTGATCAGCATGCGCCTCAACAATCTCTCGATTATGCCCGAACTGCTGAGTAACGCCCAATTAACCGTCCATGGTCCCTATCGCTGGATTCGTCACCCAATGTACACTGCATTGGCGGTTTGTAGCTTGGCGTGGGTGATGGTTGAGCCACGGCTTTGGCGCTGGTTGGTATTGGCAATTTTATTGATCGATTTATGGCTCAAAGCCCGTTACGAGGAGCAATTGCTCAATCAACGCTTTGCACATTATGCCGCTTATCAACAACGCAGCAAGCGTTTCATTCCGTGGTTGGTGTAG
- a CDS encoding GNAT family N-acetyltransferase: MRLISLHEPERIAAWLSRNADLNIYQIGDLDRFFWPSTVWYGLEQAGELLQLALIYLGHNTPIWLMFDDQQQHYSAQLRDALRPLLPAKIYCHFSPGIAEGLADRYQIEDHGLHQKMILQDFSKLDQVVIDQAVMQLHPADLPAINQLYTEAYPDNAFDPRMLETGCCYGIWRDNQLISIAGIHVYSPNYRVAALGNITTHPTYRGQGLAKQVTAKLCQSLRHDINHIGLNVHCANQAAINTYQALGFGWVADYSEVLLQQRMV; encoded by the coding sequence ATGCGTTTAATTTCTTTGCACGAACCAGAGCGAATTGCAGCGTGGCTTAGCCGCAATGCTGATCTCAATATTTATCAAATTGGCGATTTAGATCGCTTTTTCTGGCCATCGACGGTTTGGTATGGGCTTGAGCAAGCAGGTGAATTATTACAGCTTGCGTTAATCTATCTTGGCCATAACACCCCAATTTGGTTGATGTTTGATGATCAGCAACAGCATTATTCGGCTCAGTTGCGCGATGCCTTGCGCCCATTGCTGCCAGCCAAGATCTATTGCCATTTTTCGCCTGGGATTGCCGAGGGTTTGGCTGATCGTTACCAGATTGAGGATCATGGCCTGCATCAAAAAATGATTTTGCAGGATTTCAGTAAGCTTGATCAGGTAGTAATCGATCAAGCTGTAATGCAATTGCACCCAGCCGATTTGCCAGCGATTAATCAATTGTATACCGAGGCTTATCCTGACAATGCCTTCGACCCACGCATGCTCGAAACAGGTTGTTGCTACGGGATTTGGCGTGATAATCAATTAATCAGCATTGCGGGTATTCATGTTTATTCGCCAAACTATCGTGTGGCAGCCTTAGGCAATATTACGACCCATCCGACCTATCGTGGCCAAGGGCTAGCCAAGCAAGTAACCGCCAAGCTTTGCCAAAGCCTGCGCCACGACATTAATCACATTGGCTTGAATGTGCATTGTGCCAATCAAGCGGCAATTAACACCTATCAAGCTTTGGGGTTTGGCTGGGTTGCCGATTATAGCGAGGTCTTGTTGCAACAGCGAATGGTTTAA
- a CDS encoding DMT family transporter, which produces MKRWQSDGILLLIVMLWGSTFFVVRDATDHWPPLAFVTLRFGLATLALLPWAIKSFSQWTRTDWQAGLITGGLLCVGYITQTIGISMTTASRAGFVTGLNVIFVPLMGAVLWRTKVSAKVWAGVVLAVAGLYVLSIDPAAQAGAEPVSLWGDFLVFICAVTFAGHILAIGHWTKQASPIAMNLIQVAVVAVVAGIGSLLFETVPALPADVFWAGAYLGIICTAVLLAIQIIVQRYASPTRTALIFVLEPVFAALFASTFGNETISSTFVWGGLLMMIGIVIAELPPLAMFKKQEPNETV; this is translated from the coding sequence ATGAAGCGCTGGCAAAGCGATGGGATTCTTTTGTTGATTGTGATGCTTTGGGGCAGCACATTTTTTGTGGTTCGCGATGCCACTGATCATTGGCCACCGTTGGCCTTTGTGACTTTACGCTTTGGCTTGGCAACCTTGGCCCTGCTGCCATGGGCAATTAAGTCGTTCAGTCAGTGGACTCGCACCGATTGGCAAGCAGGTTTGATTACTGGTGGCTTGCTATGTGTTGGCTATATCACCCAAACCATTGGCATTAGTATGACCACCGCCTCACGGGCTGGATTCGTTACCGGTTTAAACGTGATTTTTGTGCCGCTGATGGGCGCAGTGCTGTGGCGAACGAAAGTCAGCGCCAAAGTTTGGGCTGGGGTTGTGTTGGCGGTGGCTGGTTTATATGTGCTTTCGATTGACCCTGCGGCTCAAGCTGGCGCTGAGCCTGTTTCGCTGTGGGGCGATTTCTTGGTGTTTATCTGTGCAGTGACCTTTGCTGGCCATATTTTGGCGATTGGCCATTGGACCAAACAGGCCTCGCCAATTGCCATGAACTTGATTCAAGTGGCGGTGGTGGCAGTCGTTGCGGGCATTGGCAGTCTGTTATTTGAAACTGTACCCGCCTTGCCCGCCGATGTTTTTTGGGCTGGAGCCTATTTGGGCATCATTTGTACAGCGGTGTTACTGGCGATTCAGATTATCGTGCAGCGCTATGCCTCGCCAACCCGCACCGCCCTGATTTTCGTGCTGGAGCCAGTCTTTGCGGCACTGTTTGCCTCGACCTTTGGCAACGAAACCATTTCATCAACCTTTGTTTGGGGTGGCCTATTAATGATGATCGGCATTGTAATTGCTGAATTGCCACCACTAGCGATGTTTAAAAAGCAGGAGCCGAATGAAACAGTTTGA
- a CDS encoding HAD family phosphatase, which produces MKQFEAILFDCDGVLVDSEPVSMRALDVFLARYGKTCAPDWGHRMVGRRAYDNAKMLVESFDLPLSIEQTIAEHRQLIFELVEHEAEAMPYADQIIRWLNQQQFPIAVATSSPRPYLNMVLRKFGWDACFGATVTGEEVANGKPAPDIFLRAAELLGASAQASLVLEDAPQGVQAGLAAGATVYAVPNSVTKYLEFPAAVRQYASLAEVLAELQAHA; this is translated from the coding sequence ATGAAACAGTTTGAGGCGATTTTATTTGATTGCGATGGCGTATTGGTCGATAGTGAGCCGGTCAGTATGCGAGCATTGGATGTTTTTCTGGCGCGTTATGGCAAAACATGTGCACCCGACTGGGGTCATCGTATGGTTGGTCGGCGAGCTTATGATAATGCCAAAATGTTGGTTGAGAGCTTCGATTTGCCCTTGAGCATCGAGCAAACGATTGCCGAGCATCGCCAATTGATTTTTGAACTGGTTGAGCACGAAGCCGAAGCCATGCCTTATGCAGATCAGATCATTCGTTGGCTCAATCAACAGCAATTCCCGATTGCGGTTGCAACCTCGTCGCCGCGCCCATACTTGAACATGGTGTTGCGAAAATTTGGCTGGGATGCTTGTTTTGGGGCGACGGTAACGGGTGAAGAAGTTGCCAACGGTAAACCAGCGCCTGATATTTTTCTGCGGGCCGCCGAATTGTTGGGAGCCAGCGCTCAGGCCAGCCTTGTGCTGGAAGATGCGCCGCAAGGAGTACAAGCAGGTTTGGCAGCGGGAGCAACCGTTTATGCAGTGCCCAATAGCGTCACTAAATATCTAGAATTTCCGGCAGCGGTGCGCCAATATGCCAGTTTGGCCGAGGTTTTGGCCGAACTACAAGCTCATGCCTAA
- a CDS encoding HAMP domain-containing protein: MQAFGLFKTMGFRQRLFLALGSLSVLVLAVALLAFFTLQSIRRTSRAAANDRSMSILASEISIHALQCRRYEKDFLLNAGDITAQDEPLQQWHAASFELGKAIKEFEDAAGSELDQAQAQAWREAWRDYVRGFSSVEIAVNEGSINDTQAAVKTFEAAQNNIQILTDQSYDLAEVKNHASQASSAELDLAGQQAIMRLTIISSVIVLLALLTSWRFPRWLIKPIQKLQTSAERLASGDLSARAGLRLNDEIGMLGRSFDEMAQTLEQNTNDLANEYVVAQTAREEAEAARSQIEHQLFMIQQQAQVIAEMSTPILPLTSHALVMPLVGALDQQRIQQAQARALEAIQERRAKYLLLDITAVPVIDTQVGQSLLHLLRAAHLLGCRLMLVGVRPDVAQTIVGMGIDLGDIATCSSLQSGIDRVLNH, encoded by the coding sequence ATGCAAGCTTTTGGTTTGTTCAAAACAATGGGTTTTCGTCAGCGTTTATTTTTGGCGCTTGGCAGCCTGAGCGTGTTGGTGTTGGCCGTCGCGCTGTTGGCTTTTTTTACCCTGCAATCGATTCGCCGCACTTCACGCGCCGCAGCAAATGATCGGTCAATGAGCATTTTGGCCAGCGAAATTTCAATCCATGCCTTGCAATGCCGGCGCTACGAAAAGGATTTTTTGCTCAATGCTGGCGATATTACAGCTCAAGACGAACCATTGCAGCAGTGGCATGCGGCCAGTTTTGAGCTAGGCAAAGCCATTAAAGAATTTGAAGATGCTGCTGGCAGCGAACTTGATCAAGCTCAAGCTCAGGCTTGGCGTGAAGCTTGGCGCGATTATGTGCGTGGTTTCAGCAGCGTGGAAATTGCGGTTAACGAAGGCTCAATTAATGATACCCAAGCTGCTGTTAAAACCTTCGAGGCTGCTCAAAACAACATTCAGATCTTAACCGACCAATCCTATGATCTGGCCGAAGTCAAAAATCATGCTTCACAGGCCAGTAGTGCCGAGCTGGATTTAGCGGGGCAGCAAGCGATTATGCGCTTAACGATTATTTCTAGCGTGATTGTGCTGCTGGCATTATTGACCTCGTGGCGCTTCCCACGGTGGTTGATCAAGCCAATTCAGAAATTACAAACCAGCGCTGAACGCCTAGCCAGTGGCGATCTTTCGGCCCGAGCAGGGCTGCGACTGAACGATGAAATTGGCATGCTGGGTCGCAGCTTCGATGAAATGGCTCAAACGCTTGAGCAAAATACCAACGATTTGGCCAATGAATATGTTGTTGCGCAAACCGCCCGTGAAGAAGCCGAAGCCGCCCGTAGCCAAATCGAGCACCAATTGTTCATGATTCAGCAGCAAGCCCAAGTGATTGCTGAAATGAGCACGCCAATTTTGCCATTAACCAGCCACGCGTTGGTTATGCCCTTGGTCGGCGCATTGGATCAACAACGAATTCAACAGGCCCAAGCTCGCGCCTTGGAAGCAATTCAAGAACGGCGGGCCAAATATTTGTTGCTCGATATTACCGCTGTGCCAGTGATCGATACCCAAGTTGGCCAAAGCTTGCTACACCTACTGCGTGCAGCGCATTTGCTTGGTTGTCGTTTGATGTTAGTTGGTGTGCGCCCCGATGTGGCCCAAACCATCGTTGGGATGGGGATTGATCTTGGCGATATTGCCACCTGTAGCAGTTTGCAAAGTGGCATTGATCGGGTGCTTAATCACTAG
- a CDS encoding ABC transporter substrate-binding protein translates to MSQHALIKRLLILVTLLSLVACGSSQTNQPVTTSKTSKTYADLVIGYSQIGAESRWRTANTLSIQESAQDLGIDLRFADAQQEQINQINAIRSFITQKVDLIGVSPIVADGWDEVFAEAKAAGIPIIVVDRTANVPDELITAFIGSDFVLEGERACEEMAQLLNQKGTIIELEGTVGSAPARDRKTGFHNCLKKYPEMQVLVSKSGDFTRAQGKTVLQGLIKQYGTDFDAIYAHNDDMALGAIELLKELGIKPGVEVKIVSIDAVEDAFKAMIAGDLNVTVECNPLLGPQFFETALKIVNGEPFERWVKSNEGIFRQATAAQDLPKRRY, encoded by the coding sequence ATGTCACAGCATGCATTGATCAAACGTTTATTGATTTTGGTAACTTTGTTGAGTTTGGTGGCTTGTGGCTCAAGCCAAACCAACCAACCGGTAACTACGAGTAAAACCTCAAAAACCTATGCCGATTTGGTGATTGGCTATTCGCAAATTGGCGCTGAAAGCCGCTGGCGCACCGCCAATACCCTCTCGATCCAAGAAAGTGCCCAAGATTTGGGTATTGACTTACGCTTTGCCGATGCCCAACAGGAACAAATCAACCAAATTAATGCGATTCGTTCGTTCATCACTCAAAAAGTTGATCTGATTGGGGTTTCGCCAATTGTTGCCGATGGATGGGATGAGGTGTTTGCTGAAGCCAAAGCTGCTGGAATTCCAATTATTGTGGTTGATCGCACGGCCAACGTGCCTGATGAATTAATTACTGCTTTTATTGGCTCGGATTTTGTGCTAGAAGGCGAACGAGCTTGCGAAGAAATGGCGCAGTTGCTCAATCAAAAAGGCACAATTATTGAGCTAGAAGGTACAGTTGGCTCGGCTCCTGCCCGCGATCGCAAAACTGGCTTTCATAATTGTTTGAAAAAATATCCTGAAATGCAGGTTTTGGTCTCAAAAAGTGGCGATTTTACCCGTGCTCAAGGTAAAACCGTTTTGCAAGGCTTAATCAAACAATATGGCACTGATTTTGATGCGATTTATGCTCACAACGATGATATGGCCTTGGGTGCGATCGAATTGCTCAAAGAATTAGGCATCAAACCAGGGGTCGAGGTCAAAATTGTCTCGATCGATGCCGTTGAAGATGCCTTCAAAGCCATGATTGCTGGCGATTTGAATGTAACGGTTGAATGTAATCCGTTGCTTGGGCCACAATTTTTTGAAACTGCCCTGAAAATCGTCAACGGCGAGCCATTTGAACGCTGGGTTAAATCGAACGAAGGAATTTTTCGCCAAGCAACTGCCGCCCAAGATTTGCCTAAACGGCGTTATTAG
- a CDS encoding divalent-cation tolerance protein CutA, with the protein MSDTAHVVLISTSNADEARTLARALVTERLAASVNILPQVTSIYHWDGMLKEEPEILLIVRTRADALGSLIERVEQLHSYSLPEIIALPIVDGSQRFLNWILSEVMTNEDA; encoded by the coding sequence ATGTCGGATACAGCCCATGTTGTTTTGATCAGCACCAGCAATGCTGATGAGGCCCGCACGTTGGCCCGCGCCTTGGTTACTGAACGGCTGGCCGCCAGTGTCAATATTTTGCCCCAAGTTACCTCGATTTATCATTGGGATGGAATGCTCAAGGAAGAGCCTGAAATCTTGTTGATTGTGCGCACCAGAGCCGATGCCTTGGGCAGTTTGATCGAGCGCGTCGAACAATTGCACTCCTATTCGCTGCCCGAAATTATTGCTTTGCCAATTGTTGATGGCTCGCAACGCTTTTTAAACTGGATTTTGAGCGAAGTCATGACCAATGAGGATGCCTAA
- a CDS encoding response regulator transcription factor has translation MQRILIVDDEPSVVDVVRSRFEREGFAVGETGSGEDALVRLRNETYDLLILDIGLPGIDGFGVLRQMRAEGFEQPVIMLTARADEVDRVVGLELGADDYVVKPFSPRELVARVRALLRRTAEASRLRQQIGDSAPTSSGLQLDNARRRATFRDVQLTLRPKEFDLLAYLASHPGQVFTREVLLGQVWGYDEYVDARTVDVHIRRLRSKLSEIDAESNLIQTEWGIGYRFIEG, from the coding sequence ATGCAACGTATTTTAATTGTTGATGATGAACCAAGTGTGGTCGATGTGGTGCGCTCGCGCTTCGAGCGCGAAGGCTTTGCCGTGGGCGAAACCGGCTCAGGCGAAGATGCTTTAGTACGCTTGCGCAACGAAACCTATGATCTGTTAATTTTGGATATTGGCTTGCCTGGGATCGATGGCTTTGGCGTGTTGCGCCAAATGCGAGCCGAGGGTTTTGAGCAACCAGTGATTATGCTAACTGCCCGTGCCGATGAGGTTGATCGGGTCGTCGGTTTGGAACTAGGCGCTGATGATTATGTGGTCAAGCCATTTTCCCCGCGTGAACTAGTGGCCAGAGTACGTGCATTATTGCGGCGTACTGCCGAGGCTAGCCGTTTGCGCCAACAAATTGGTGATTCCGCCCCAACCTCAAGTGGTTTGCAGCTTGATAATGCTCGTCGTCGCGCCACCTTCCGCGATGTCCAACTCACCTTGCGTCCCAAAGAATTCGATTTATTGGCGTATTTGGCTTCGCACCCAGGCCAAGTATTTACCCGCGAAGTGCTGCTAGGCCAAGTTTGGGGCTATGATGAATATGTTGATGCCCGCACCGTCGATGTGCATATTCGGCGCTTACGCTCTAAATTAAGCGAGATCGATGCTGAATCGAATTTGATTCAGACTGAGTGGGGCATTGGCTATCGCTTTATCGAAGGCTAG
- a CDS encoding FMN-binding negative transcriptional regulator, which yields MYIPKHFAEPNPEVLHELIQRQPLATIITIGAEGINANHIPLYLDPQAGEFGTLYGHVARANRMWQEHNPQQEVLAIFHGTDSYITPSWYASKAQTGKVVPTWNYAVAHAYGPLQVIDDPQWLRQQLEQLTNHNEASFEHQWQVADAPHDYTEALLKAIVGIAIPITRLLGKWKVSQNQPQANQQGVIIGLAASSEPNAAAMIELIKQRQSS from the coding sequence ATGTATATTCCCAAACATTTTGCCGAGCCAAATCCCGAAGTATTGCATGAATTAATCCAGCGCCAACCTTTGGCGACGATTATTACGATTGGCGCTGAAGGCATCAATGCCAATCATATTCCGTTATATCTCGACCCTCAAGCGGGCGAATTTGGCACACTGTATGGGCATGTGGCCCGAGCCAATCGTATGTGGCAGGAGCATAATCCGCAACAAGAAGTTTTGGCAATTTTTCATGGAACTGATAGCTATATCACGCCGAGTTGGTATGCTAGCAAAGCCCAAACTGGCAAAGTTGTGCCAACTTGGAATTATGCTGTGGCTCACGCCTATGGCCCTTTGCAAGTGATCGACGACCCACAATGGTTGCGCCAACAGCTTGAGCAGCTGACCAACCACAACGAAGCCAGTTTTGAGCATCAGTGGCAGGTCGCTGATGCACCACACGACTATACCGAAGCCCTGCTCAAAGCAATTGTCGGCATCGCCATTCCAATTACTCGTTTGCTTGGCAAATGGAAAGTTAGCCAAAATCAGCCGCAGGCCAACCAACAAGGCGTAATCATAGGTTTAGCGGCTAGCTCAGAGCCAAATGCCGCCGCCATGATTGAGCTGATCAAACAACGCCAATCATCTTGA
- a CDS encoding SgcJ/EcaC family oxidoreductase encodes MLDDQMVLRELVTTWIQATEAGEVSKILALLDDDVIFLVAGQAPLRGKAAFAAASAGLSQFELKIDFEIQEIKLNGKWATCWNQLQVQIQPPHGKPPIVRAGDSFSLWQKHAHGWLLLRDANMLQTLKEA; translated from the coding sequence ATGCTTGATGATCAGATGGTACTGCGTGAATTGGTCACAACTTGGATTCAGGCGACCGAAGCTGGTGAGGTGAGTAAAATTTTGGCGCTTTTGGATGATGATGTGATTTTTTTGGTAGCTGGTCAAGCACCACTGCGCGGTAAAGCAGCCTTTGCAGCAGCCTCAGCTGGCTTGAGTCAATTCGAACTCAAAATCGATTTTGAAATTCAAGAAATTAAGCTTAATGGTAAATGGGCGACCTGCTGGAATCAGCTACAAGTGCAGATTCAGCCGCCGCATGGCAAACCGCCGATTGTGCGAGCTGGCGATAGCTTTTCGTTATGGCAAAAACATGCCCATGGCTGGCTGTTACTGCGCGATGCCAATATGCTCCAAACATTGAAAGAGGCATAA